The genomic window CGTTGGGCACCTCGACAATGGTCTCACGTAGTGCAGACGGGTTGGTGCCCACGAGAGCCGTCTTAAGGTGGTCATTGGTGACGGCCATGGAGTTCAAGATCTCGGCATCAATGGTATCGTCCTCTAAGTCGATCACGTCCATCTTCTCCCTGATGCACTGCAGCGCCGCCTCAGTGCAGAGCGCGGCCAAGTCGGCGCCGACGTAGCCGTGCGTATCCTTGGCAACCACCTCAAGGTTGACGTCCTCGTCCAGCTTCATGTTCTTGGTATGGATGCGGAGCACTTCGAGACGCCCGACCTCGTCCGGCACGCCAATGTCGATCTCACGATCGAACCTCCCGAAGCGCCTCAAGGCGGGGTCGATGCTGTTGGGACGGTTTGTGGCGCCCATGACAATGACGTGCGCGCGGGCTTTCATGCCGTCCATCAGAGTCAGCAGCTGGGAGACGATGCGCCTCTCAACCTCGCCGTGAGTCTTCTCCCTGTTAGGAGCGATGGAGTCGATCTCGTCGATGAAGATGATGGAGGGCGCGTTCTTCTCGGCCTCCTCGAAGGCCTTCCTCAGGTTGCTCTCGCTCTCTCCGGCCATCTTGGACATTATCTCCGGGCCgttgatgaggaagaagaaggccccGGTCTCGTTGGCCACCGCACGGGCGATCAGAGTCTTGCCCGACCCGGGAGGGCCGTAGAGGAGGATGCCCCTGTGAGGCTTGACGCCAATGGACTTGAAAAGCTGCGGATGCCTGAGTGGCAACTCGACGAGCTCCCTGATCAGAGTCAACGGTTTCCCCATGCCACCCACGTCGTCGTAGCCGACATCGTCCAGCCTCTCCTCGTCCTCCCGCTTGACGGGCTCGCCCTCGCAGAATATCTCCGTGTCGGGCGCCACGACGCAGTAGTCCGCCGCGGGGTCGATCTCCATGACCTTGAACTCGACGCTCCGCATGCTGCCGCGCACGAGGAAGAGGTCGCCCTTGTGGACCGGGCGGAAGGCGTCCACGAAGTAGGGCTTGAGGTAGGCGTCGAAGAGGTTGCCCGTGATGCCCTCGACGGTGTCGTCCAGAGGGAGGATGTGCACGCGCTTGCCGAACTTGGCGTCGTGGCACAGGTGCACGGACACGACGTCGGCGATGCGCACGCGCAGGTTGGAGCGGGCCACCTTGTTGATCCTGAGCTTGTGCCCCTCGCAGGTGTCGTCGGGCAGTGCCATGCAGACCGTGTTGTGGCTGCGTTTGCCCTTGAGCAGCACGATGTCGCCCTGGAATATGGCGAGCTTCTCCATTGTGGCCGGGTGGAGGTTGCACACGGAGTTGTCGTCGTTGGTGGCGGCCTCCTCCACCACCAGCCGGTTCGCCGCCTTCTTCGACGCCGCCGTGCTAGCCATCGCCTTCAACTCTCGTTGGTCGATGGACTTGCTGCGTCTCTGGTGTATTACTACTCTCGTTGGATGTTGTCGAGCGCTGATTTGCGTTGGTGTTGTGGTGAGCTGGAGACGTGGGGTTCGCACCCTTTATTGAAGGCACGGCCGACTCGGGTTGGAAGGCCGTGATCGTTCGCGTCATATTCGTACTCTTTGTACGTGGGCCGTGCCGTACTAGGACGCTAGCTCTTTTCCTACTATCTTCCTGCTACCTTGGCACGATCGGATCGAAAGAACCCTTCGAACTCGGAACAGTTGTACCTGGCTGCGCTAACAATGGCGTGTCCgtgctggaggaggaggagactGCTGTCGTTAGTGCGATGCGAGACGGACAACACGGAGCCGCTCAGTCGCCGGCTGTCGGATGCCAAGGAGGAGGCGGTCTCCGACGGCGAGGCACTCGGGGGACTCATCGAGCGCGTGGCGTCCCTCCAGCGCGCCCTCGAATCGGCGGTGCTGCAGCGTAACGTGGCCGTGGCACTGATGCACCAGGCCCAACGGCAcgcggaggaggccgaggctgccgTCGAGGCCGCTGCGAGGGCCGGCGAGCTTGCCGCGGCGGAAGTGCGGGAGAAGATGGAGCAGAGCGTGGCGACGGACGCGCGCATCAGGGAGCTCGAGAGGGAGATGCTAGTGCTACGTGATGGCGAACAATGGGCGCTGGAGACCGCGTTGGAGGCCGCCGCGGCGAAGACGCGCGAGAAGGAGGGGGGAGGCATGGGAGGGGCGTGCGCGTCAGGAAGCTCGAGGAGGAGATGCTACGTGACGAGCGATGGGTGTCAGACATGATCGATTCGTCCAGCTTGGCATTGCGACATCGACATGTTTCAATTCTTCTTGACATTGCCGTtgagtattactccctccgtctcgaaattcttgtcttagattcgtctagttatggatgtatctaatgctaaagtgtgacttgatacatcgtatttagataaatttaagacaagaattttaggacggacGGAGTACTAACATTCTTCGGAATATTTTTTCCTTGAAATTTGTTTTTATCTAGGGGGTATCTATGTTGCATTAGAAAGAGATTGGGCATCATTCAAATTTTACAGCCAATAGAAAGTTGACAAATGTATGAATGTTTCAGGCACCAATGTATGCCCTCCTCTAAACACCGCCACACAAAAAACCTAAATGCTACAAAGTGCAGCTGCACTTTTCGGTTGAACCGAGCACACGCACGCCACTAtcggatgagagagagagagagagagagagagNNNNNNNNNNNNNNNNNNNNNNNNNNNNNNNNNNNNNNNNNNNNNNNNNNNNNNNNNNNNNNNNNNNNNNNNNNNNNNNNNNNNNNNNNNNNNNNNNNNNNNNNNNNNNNNNNNNNNNNNNNNNNNNNNNNNNNNNNNNNNNNNNNNNNNNNNNNNNNNNNNNNNNNNNNNNNNNNNNNNNNNNNNNNNNNNNNNNNNNNNNNNNNNNNNNNNNNNNNNNNNNNNNNNNNNNNNNNNNNNNNNNNNNNNNNNNNNNNNNNNNNNNNNNNNNNNNNNNNNNNNNNNNNNNNNNNNNNNNNNNNNNNNNNNNNNNNNNNNNGGGGAGGGTGAGGgtgaggggggagggggagagggagagagagaggccccGATGAGCATTAGCCTGGTAATAAAATTTAGGCAAAACCGTCCCCACTCCGGCCACCTGGTTCAAACCATTTTTTGAAACGCCTCTTGCTCTCACACACAGCTGCTCATGATTTCTCCTCCCCCTCCATTCACGACGGCTTGCGCGGTGATTCGGGCATGGGTTCGTCGTAGATTCGCCGACCCGGCAGGCCGTTCGCGGGCGCGCATCGTCGGTGACATGCAGAGGcaatccccatccccatccctccCCTTCCCCCCTGTTGTTTTTCTCGCGCATGACCGGCCCTGGAGGTTCGATATTCTAGGGTTTAGGTGATGTTGCAGGGTGGGTTTGGGGTGGTTTTCACCGACACGGAGCATGGGGTGTCCACGGACGAAGCGGAGCAAGGGGATGTCCATGGTGCACGCTCGTTCATTGGGGTGGGGTTGGTTGACATCAACCGGGCGACAATGGAGGGAAGGGGTATTGGGGGGAGGGGGTTGTTACAGTTTAGCACAACGTCCGAATTTGGAATGGAGGCCTCTTGGTTAGAATAGTAGGAGAAAAAGGCACGAGACGGAATTTAAGGATCCCTTCCCTGTCAGCAATCGAGCCAAAAGCGAACCAAAGACCCCAATCTCCGAACTGATACCGCAGAAATTTCTAGTTTTGTTACCTAttgttatgcgtatgtgtaaccACTGATTTGGTAATCCGAGAGCCCGGATATCTCTTTAAAAtaggcttttgccccgctttaGGAGCAACAATATCTAGGTACCTCTTGATTTCCAATCCTAGATTCGTAAGCTCTTATTGGACGCTTATTTTGTCTAACAGCGAACACGAAAAATCATGACCTCTAACTATGAATATGTGATCCTAGCCACTCGAACTagtgagtttttttttttttttgagaaatactcGAACTAGTGAGTGATAGTGATAGATATGCAGCGGCAATGTTTAAAAACTCCCTGCAACGGTGAATTCCAGCCATTAAAAAAACGCAAACATTTCTTGcagacatgaacatttttttaagagATGGTTTTCTAAAAATCCAAACAATTATGAAGACACAAATAATCTTTGAAAACACGAATATTTTTGAAatttccaaacattttttgaatttgataaTATTTTATcaaattcaaactattttgaatttttgaacattttccaaattggTGAAAAATAGAAACCCAAATTTATTTAAAACAAACTGaacatttttcaagaaaacaaaaaatatttaaaatttCCAAGCAATTTTCAAAAACACGAAGGTTTTATGAATTTATGAACAATTATTTTAAACATGATTTTTTTAGCTTGGGAACTATGAGTTAAGAACATGATTTTTcaaatttacaaacattttttaaaaactcaAACAATATTTTGGAAAACAAACGACTTttcaaattctgaacattttttgaaaagtttgaaattatgaaaaagagaaggaaaaaatgAAGTAGAAAAACAATAAAGAATAGAAAATTagtaataaaaaggaaaaaaaattagtCTAAACACACTTTATTTATTATTAAATAATGAATTTGGGAATACAAGAAAGATCTGGAGGGTTCAGTAGCCAAAGATGGCGGCCAAACTTCAAACCAAAAGCATGTCTAGCAAGGCTATGTGCCTTGAAATTGGTCTCACGCGTTCAAAAATGAAGGAGCATTCATTTGTAATAGCTATAATCTCCCTGATGACACTGGCATAGGTTCCTCCGGTTCCCTGTTTAATGTTATTGACTACAACTTGATAATCTAAAGCGATCTTCACATGTGATAGTGATAGGTGTAGAGCAAGTGCCATAGGCTCTCGACAAGCTAGTGCTTCAAGAGACGTTGGATCTGTAATCCTGAAGATCCTAATGGTCGAGACGCCTAGATAGACACCTGATGAATCCCTGCATACTACGCTAAATGATTCTTCATTTGCTTCACGCGATACGGCACCGTCAACTCTTATCTTGGCAACACTTTGCACAAGCGGGATCCACCTCACTTGTTGATgccatgctgaaggaaatatgccctagaggcaataataaagttattatttatttcctcatatcatgataaatgtttattattcatgctagaattgtattaaccggaaacatgatacagtgtgaatacatagacaaaacatatagtcactagtatgcctctacttgactagctcattgatcaaagatggttatgtttcctgaccatagacatgtgttgtcatttgattagtgggatcacatcattagaagaatgatgtgattgacatgacccattctgttagcctagcacttgatcgtttagtatactgctattgctttcttcatgacttatacatgttcctgtaactatgagaattatgcaactcccatttaccggaggaacactttgggtaccaccaaacgtcacaacgtaactgggtgattataaaggagtactacaggtgtctccgaaggtacatgttaagttggcgtatttcgagattaggttttgtcactccgatcgtcggagaggtatctctgggccctctcggtaatgcacatcattataagccttgcaagcaatatgaccaaatgagttggttgcgagatgatgcattacagaacgagtaaagagacttgccggtaacgagattgaactaggtattggataccgacgatcaaatctcggacaagtaacataccgatgacaaagggaacaacgtatgttgttatgcggtttgaccgataaagatcttcgtagaatatgtaggaaccaatatgggcatccaggtcccgctattggttattgactgagaatagctctaggtcatgtctacatagttctcgaacccgtagggtccgcacgcttaacgttacgatgacagttttattatgagtttataagttttgatgtaccgaagtttgttcggagtcccggatgtgatcacggacatgacaaggagcctcgaaatggtcgagacataaagattgatatattggacgattatattcggacaccggaagtgttccgggtgatttcggagaaaaccggagtgccggaggggttaccggaaccccccggggaagtattgggccttagtgggcctgaggggagagagagggcagcagcccaggaggtggcgcgccccctcccatggggagtccgaattggactaggggaggggggcgcggcccctctttccctctccctctccccctctttccttcccccttcctccttcctagttggactaggaaaggggagtcctactcccactaggaggaggactcccccctccttggcgcaccccaagggccggccgacctccccccttgctcctttatacacgggggcgggggggcaccccatagacacacaagttgatctacggatcgttccttagccgtgtgcggtgcccccctccaccatattccacctcggtcatatcgtcgcggagtttaggcgaagccctgcaccggtagaacatcatcatcgtcaccataccgtcgtgctgacggaactcatctccggagctttgctggatcggagcccggagatcgtcatcgagctgaacgtatgctgaactcggaggtgccgtacgttcggtgcttggatcggtcggatcgtgaagacgtacgactacatcaaccgcgttgtgctaacacttccgcttacggtctatgagggtacgtggacgaacactctcccctcccgttgctataccatcaccatgatcttgcgtgtgcataggaaattttttgaaattactacgctctccaacagtggcatccgagcctaggttttatgcattgatgttatatgcacgagtagaacacaagtgagttgtgggcgatacaagtcatactgcttaccagcatgtcatactttggttcggcggtattgtgagatgaagcggcccggaccgacattacgcgtacgcttacgcgagactggtttcaccattacgagcactcgtgcttaaaggtagctggcgggtgtctgtctctctcactttagctgaatcgagtgtggctacgcccggtccttgcgaaggttaaaacagcaccaacttgacgaactatcgttgtggttttttgatgcgtaggtaagaacggttcttgctaagcccgtagcagccacgtaaaatttgcaacaacaaagtagaggacgtctaacttgtttttgcagggcatgttgtgatgtgatatggtcaagatgtgatgctatattttattgtatgagatgatcatgttttgtaaccgaagttatcggcaactggcggaagccatatggttgtcgctttattgtatgaaatgcaaacgccctgtaattgctttactttatcactaagcggtagcgatagtcgtagaagcaatagatggcgtaacgacaacgatgctacgatggagatcaaggtgtcgcgccagtgatgatggtgatcacgatggtgcttcgaagatggagatcacaagcacaaaatgatgatggccatatcatatcacttatattgattgcatgtgatgtttatcctttatgcatcttatcttgctttgattgacggtagcattttaagatgatctctcacttaataatcaagaagtgttctccctgagtatgcaccgttgcgaaagttcttcgtgctgagacaccacgtgatgatcgggtgtgataggctctacgttcaaatacaacgggtgcaaaacagttgcacacgcggaatactcaggtcatacttgacgagcctagcatatacagatatggcctcgaaacacggagaccgaaaggtcgagcgtgaatcatatagtagatatgatcaacatagtgatgttcaccattgaaactactccatctcacgtgatgattggacatggtttagttgatttggatcacgtgatcacttagatgactagagagatgtctgtctaagtgg from Triticum aestivum cultivar Chinese Spring chromosome 3B, IWGSC CS RefSeq v2.1, whole genome shotgun sequence includes these protein-coding regions:
- the LOC123065190 gene encoding cell division control protein 48 homolog D (The sequence of the model RefSeq protein was modified relative to this genomic sequence to represent the inferred CDS: added 235 bases not found in genome assembly) — protein: MASTAASKKAANRLVVEEAATNDDNSVCNLHPATMEKLAIFQGDIVLLKGKRSHNTVCMALPDDTCEGHKLRINKVARSNLRVRIADVVSVHLCHDAKFGKRVHILPLDDTVEGITGNLFDAYLKPYFVDAFRPVHKGDLFLVRGSMRSVEFKVMEIDPAADYCVVAPDTEIFCEGEPVKREDEERLDDVGYDDVGGMGKPLTLIRELVELPLRHPQLFKSIGVKPHRGILLYGPPGSGKTLIARAVANETGAFFFLINGPEIMSKMAGESESNLRKAFEEAEKNAPSIIFIDEIDSIAPNREKTHGEVERRIVSQLLTLMDGMKARAHVIVMGATNRPNSIDPALRRFGRFDREIDIGVPDEVGRLEVLRIHTKNMKLDEDVNLEVVAKDTHGYVGADLAALCTEAALQCIREKMDVIDLEDDTIDAEILNSMAVTNDHLKTALVGTNPSALRETIVEVPNVTWNDIGGLDGVKRELQETVQYPVEHPEKFEKFGMSPSKGVLFYGPPGCGKTLLAKAIANECQANFISIKGPELLTMWFGESEANVREIFDKARQSAPCVLFFDELDSIATQRGGRVGDAGGAADRVLNQLLTEMDGMNAKMTVFIIGATNRPDIIDSALLRPGRLDQLIYIPLPDEASRHQIFKACLRKSPVAKDVDLGALARFTAGFSGADITEICQRACKYAIREDIEKDMERQRMGKDTMEVDGGQEEEAAEIKAAHFEESMKYARRSVSDADIRKYQAFAQTLQQSRGFGTEFRFPAQPQAAAAAVHTSTAADEDEDDLYK